Proteins co-encoded in one Oncorhynchus masou masou isolate Uvic2021 chromosome 22, UVic_Omas_1.1, whole genome shotgun sequence genomic window:
- the dkk3b gene encoding dickkopf-related protein 3b, which produces MSGPTTRMMQVAAFTFYLCLVNGISSPKTIPDISITGVSFEDHLNGGHATLNEMFREVEMLMEDTQHVLEEAVDQMVNESAKSLLNIQDLLPNYHNETSTYRDNSNHTVYMAERIDKEMDNRTGGTHFQTHIKINGQWNEDDHECMLDEDCGKNSYCLYEIVSSKCLPCKDVDMTCTKDEECCSDQMCVWGQCTENAAKGNAGSICQYQSDCKPKHCCAVLKELLFPVCQPRPDKGDACNSHPNLLMDMLSWDVEGPREYCLCAGGLHCQPHGRGSLCVN; this is translated from the exons ATGTCTGGTCCCACCACGAGGATGATGCAGGTTGCAGCGTTTACTttttatttgtgtttagtgaatgGAATCTCGAGCCCGAAGACCATCCCGGACATCTCGATAACTGGTGTTAGTTTCGAGGACCATTTGAATGGAGGTCATGCGACTCTAAACGAAATGTTCCGAGAGGTGGAGATGTTGATGGAGGACACGCAGCACGTACTGGAGGAGGCTGTGGATCAG ATGGTCAATGAGAGTGCCAAATCATTGCTTAATATACAGGATTTGCTTCCAAACTACCACAATGAGACCAGTACATATAGGGACAACAGTAACCACACTGTTTACATGGCGGAGAGGATTGACAAG GAAATGGACAACAGAACAGGGGGGACTcacttccagacccatatcaagaTCAATGGCCAATGGAACGAAGATGATCAT GAATGCATGCTTGATGAAGATTGTGGTAAGAACAGTTACTGCCTATATGAGATAGTAAGCTCCAAGTGCCTCCCCTGCAAAGACGTTGATATG ACCTGCACAAAGGATGAAGAGTGTTGTTCAGaccagatgtgtgtgtggggacagtgCACTGAGAATGCCGCCAAGGGCAATGCAGGCAGCATCTGTCAGTACCAGAGTGACTGTAAGCCAAAACACTGCTGTGCCGTTCTCAAAG AGCTGCTCTTCCCAGTGTGCCAGCCCAGGCCGGATAAGGGTGACGCGTGCAACAGCCACCCTAACTTGCTGATGGACATGCTGTCCTGGGATGTGGAGGGGCCGAGGGAATACTGCCTCTGTGCTGGCGGACTCCACTGCCAACCCCATGG acGTGGATCCCTGTGTGTGAACTAG